One part of the Streptomyces ferrugineus genome encodes these proteins:
- a CDS encoding metallophosphoesterase family protein, translating into MRLLLMSDTHLPKRAKALPDRLLAELPGADVVFHAGDWVDTATLDLLESRCRRLVGVHGNNDGPDLRARLPETAYAELGGLRFGVVHETGPAQGREARCAARFPDIDVLVFGHSHIPWDTTTATGLRLLNPGSPTDRRRQPHCTYMTATVAEGRLTDVELHRLPPR; encoded by the coding sequence GTGCGACTGCTGCTGATGTCCGACACCCACTTGCCCAAGCGCGCCAAGGCCCTGCCCGACCGGCTGCTCGCCGAACTCCCGGGCGCCGACGTCGTGTTCCACGCGGGGGACTGGGTGGACACGGCCACGCTCGACCTGCTGGAGAGCCGCTGCCGCCGGCTCGTAGGCGTCCACGGCAACAACGACGGACCGGACCTGCGCGCCAGGCTCCCCGAAACGGCGTACGCCGAACTCGGCGGCCTGCGTTTCGGCGTCGTCCACGAGACCGGCCCCGCCCAGGGCCGCGAGGCGCGCTGCGCCGCCCGTTTCCCCGACATCGACGTCCTGGTGTTCGGGCACAGCCACATCCCCTGGGACACGACCACCGCCACGGGCCTGCGCCTGCTCAATCCCGGCTCCCCGACGGACCGCCGCCGGCAGCCCCACTGCACCTACATGACCGCGACCGTGGCCGAGGGGCGTCTCACAGACGTGGAACTCCACCGGCTGCCACCACGCTGA
- a CDS encoding SRPBCC family protein → MELHHEFTVPVPVDDAWRTLLDIERVAPCMPGASVEEYDGKTVNGAVKVKVGPVTVTYKGTAVFEEQDEAAHRMVLSASGREIHGQGTARATVTSTLSESDGATTVSVRTDLTVTGRPAQFGRGVLAEVGDRLVGQFARCLSERLAAPAGEATVAGEQPDEPLDLFRTAGAPVAKRAAAVGAVLGVVLLVVRVLRWRRGRRR, encoded by the coding sequence ATGGAGCTGCACCACGAGTTCACCGTCCCCGTCCCGGTCGACGACGCCTGGCGCACCCTCCTCGACATCGAGCGCGTGGCGCCCTGTATGCCGGGGGCGAGCGTCGAGGAGTACGACGGCAAGACCGTCAACGGTGCGGTCAAGGTCAAGGTGGGTCCGGTCACCGTGACATACAAGGGCACCGCGGTCTTCGAGGAGCAGGACGAGGCGGCGCACCGCATGGTGCTGAGCGCCAGCGGCCGCGAGATCCACGGACAGGGCACCGCTCGGGCCACCGTCACCAGCACGCTCAGCGAGAGCGACGGCGCCACGACCGTGTCGGTGCGCACCGATCTGACGGTGACCGGGCGTCCGGCGCAGTTCGGGCGCGGGGTGCTGGCCGAGGTGGGCGACCGGCTGGTCGGGCAGTTCGCGCGATGTCTGTCGGAGCGGCTGGCCGCGCCCGCGGGCGAGGCGACGGTGGCCGGGGAGCAGCCGGACGAGCCGCTGGATCTGTTCCGCACGGCCGGGGCGCCGGTGGCCAAGCGCGCCGCGGCGGTGGGGGCGGTGCTCGGCGTGGTGCTGCTGGTGGTGCGGGTACTGCGGTGGCGGCGGGGCCGTCGGAGGTGA
- a CDS encoding XdhC family protein yields MREILPVLGGWYAAGVPFGLATVVATSRSAPRDPGAAMAVGPDDEVVGSVSGGCVEGAVFELAQEVVASREARLETFGYSDEDAFAVGLTCGGEITLLVRPVTPADDPSFGEVAESVAAGRPVTVATVTDGPAPRGAALAVWPDRVAGTLGTSGLDAAVTADARGELALGATGLRHYGPHGERREDAVTVFLHSFAPPPRMLVFGAIDYAAAVARIGDFLGYRVTVCDARPVFATPKRFPPGVEVVVDWPHRYLGGTDTDERTVICVLTHDPKFDVPLLEVALRRPAAYIGAMGSRRTHDDRMERLAEAGLGEDELARLRSPVGLDLGARTPEEVAVSVAAEIVALRWGGSGAPLTATAGAIHPQGVF; encoded by the coding sequence ATGCGTGAGATTCTTCCGGTGCTCGGCGGCTGGTACGCGGCCGGGGTGCCGTTCGGACTCGCCACGGTGGTCGCCACCAGCCGCAGCGCCCCGCGCGATCCCGGTGCCGCGATGGCGGTGGGCCCGGACGACGAGGTCGTGGGCAGTGTGTCCGGGGGCTGTGTGGAGGGCGCGGTCTTCGAGCTCGCGCAGGAGGTCGTGGCGAGCCGCGAGGCACGTCTGGAGACCTTCGGGTACAGCGACGAGGACGCGTTCGCGGTGGGGCTGACCTGCGGCGGTGAGATCACCCTGCTGGTGCGGCCGGTGACGCCGGCCGATGATCCGTCGTTCGGCGAGGTCGCGGAGTCCGTCGCGGCGGGCCGTCCGGTGACCGTGGCGACGGTGACCGACGGACCCGCGCCGCGCGGGGCGGCGCTCGCCGTGTGGCCCGACCGGGTCGCGGGCACCCTGGGCACGTCCGGCCTCGACGCGGCGGTGACGGCCGACGCGCGCGGCGAACTCGCCCTCGGCGCGACGGGCCTGCGGCACTACGGCCCGCACGGCGAGCGCCGCGAGGACGCGGTCACCGTCTTCCTGCACTCCTTCGCGCCGCCGCCCCGCATGCTGGTGTTCGGCGCCATCGACTACGCGGCCGCGGTCGCCCGCATCGGCGACTTCCTCGGCTACCGGGTCACGGTGTGCGACGCCCGCCCGGTCTTCGCCACGCCGAAGCGCTTCCCACCCGGCGTCGAAGTGGTCGTGGACTGGCCGCACCGCTATCTCGGCGGCACCGACACCGACGAGCGCACGGTGATCTGCGTGCTCACCCACGACCCGAAGTTCGACGTGCCGCTGCTGGAGGTGGCACTGCGGCGCCCGGCGGCCTACATCGGGGCGATGGGCAGCCGCCGTACCCACGACGACCGGATGGAGCGGCTGGCCGAAGCCGGGCTCGGCGAGGACGAGTTGGCGCGGCTGCGCTCGCCGGTCGGGCTCGACCTCGGGGCCCGTACGCCCGAGGAGGTCGCCGTGTCCGTCGCCGCCGAGATCGTCGCGCTGCGGTGGGGCGGCAGCGGCGCACCGCTGACGGCCACGGCGGGCGCGATCCATCCCCAGGGGGTGTTCTGA
- a CDS encoding vWA domain-containing protein, with protein MTAVLAADAALLGFARALREAGVDASAERVYAFLCAVEALGRVSDVPSSDTRPGPGMRADVYWAGRLTLCGDRDDLERYERVFAACFGDGEPVGRRPAPAPVPRLRLVLQDVESERRTPASDERGTTPTAALASSAEVLRHRDVAGLDTAEREEVRRLLAAFALHGEARRSARRRPARRGEVDPHRTVRELLRRGGEPARLRRHTRTERPRRIVLLVDVSGSMAPYADALLRFAHAAARGSRTEVFTIGTRLTRVTREMAHRDPDLAMTAVAAAVPDWRGGTRLGELLRAFLDRWGQRGMARGAIVVVLSDGWERGDPELLGAQMRRLHRLAHRVVWANPRKARPGYAPLAAGMAAALPSVDDFVEGHSLAALERLAAVVRGAGDA; from the coding sequence GTGACGGCCGTGCTCGCCGCGGACGCCGCCCTCCTCGGCTTCGCCCGTGCCCTGCGCGAGGCGGGCGTCGACGCGAGCGCCGAGCGGGTGTACGCGTTCCTGTGCGCGGTGGAGGCCCTGGGGCGGGTGTCGGACGTCCCGTCGTCCGACACCCGCCCCGGGCCCGGGATGCGGGCGGACGTGTACTGGGCGGGGCGGCTGACGCTGTGCGGGGACCGGGACGACCTGGAGCGCTACGAGCGGGTCTTCGCGGCCTGTTTCGGCGACGGGGAACCTGTCGGGCGAAGGCCGGCGCCCGCTCCCGTGCCCCGGCTTCGGCTGGTGCTCCAGGACGTGGAGAGCGAGCGCCGCACACCTGCCTCCGACGAGCGCGGGACGACGCCCACGGCCGCCCTCGCCAGCTCCGCCGAGGTCCTGCGCCACCGGGACGTCGCCGGTCTGGACACGGCCGAGCGGGAGGAGGTGCGCCGGCTGCTGGCCGCCTTCGCGCTGCACGGCGAGGCGCGGCGCTCGGCGCGGCGGCGGCCGGCCCGGCGCGGGGAGGTCGATCCGCATCGCACGGTGCGTGAGCTGCTGCGGCGCGGCGGGGAGCCGGCCCGGCTGCGCCGCCACACGCGGACCGAGCGGCCCCGGCGCATCGTGCTGCTCGTGGACGTCAGCGGCTCCATGGCACCGTACGCGGACGCGCTGCTGCGCTTCGCGCACGCGGCCGCCCGGGGCAGCCGTACGGAGGTGTTCACGATCGGCACCCGGCTGACCCGGGTGACCCGGGAGATGGCGCACCGCGATCCGGATCTGGCGATGACCGCGGTCGCGGCGGCCGTGCCGGACTGGCGCGGGGGCACCCGGCTGGGTGAACTGCTGCGGGCGTTCCTGGACCGGTGGGGGCAGCGCGGGATGGCGCGCGGTGCGATCGTGGTGGTGCTGTCCGACGGCTGGGAGCGCGGCGATCCGGAGCTGCTCGGCGCCCAGATGCGCCGGCTGCACCGGCTGGCCCACCGGGTGGTCTGGGCCAACCCGCGCAAGGCGCGCCCCGGCTACGCGCCCCTGGCGGCCGGGATGGCGGCGGCGCTGCCGAGCGTGGACGACTTCGTCGAGGGGCACAGCCTGGCCGCGCTGGAGCGGCTGGCGGCCGTGGTGAGAGGAGCGGGCGATGCGTGA
- a CDS encoding AAA family ATPase, whose translation MTDGPEQVRARLEETGYLVDDGLAIACYLALRLGRPLLCEGDAGVGKTALASALAEALDAPLIRLQCHEGIDASQALYDWDFPRQLLRLRAAEAVGVTDADRLEGELYDRRFLIARPLLRALETQPSVLLIDEIDRADDEFEAFLLELLSEFSVTIPELGTLRAKTPPVVVLTSNRTREVHDALKRRCLYHWFDHPGFARELAIVRRRLPRVSARLAEQVTALVQELRGHDLLKPPGVAETIDWAEALDALGADEVDAELATATLGSVLKYREDAERARGLDFAAVLAVRGA comes from the coding sequence GTGACGGACGGCCCGGAGCAGGTGCGGGCCCGCCTGGAGGAGACGGGATACCTCGTCGACGACGGGCTGGCCATCGCCTGCTACCTGGCCCTGCGGCTGGGCCGGCCGCTGCTCTGCGAGGGCGACGCGGGCGTCGGCAAGACCGCGCTCGCGTCCGCCCTGGCCGAGGCGCTCGACGCCCCGCTGATCCGGCTGCAGTGCCACGAGGGCATCGACGCCTCGCAGGCCCTGTACGACTGGGACTTCCCGCGTCAGCTGCTGCGGCTGCGGGCCGCCGAGGCCGTCGGCGTCACCGACGCCGACCGGCTGGAGGGCGAGCTGTACGACCGGCGCTTCCTGATCGCCCGGCCGCTGCTGCGCGCCCTGGAGACCCAGCCGTCGGTGCTGCTCATCGACGAGATCGACCGGGCCGACGACGAGTTCGAGGCGTTCCTGCTGGAGCTGCTGTCGGAGTTCTCGGTCACCATCCCGGAGCTCGGCACGCTGCGCGCGAAGACCCCGCCGGTGGTGGTGCTGACCTCCAACCGGACGCGCGAGGTGCACGACGCGCTGAAGCGGCGCTGTCTGTACCACTGGTTCGACCATCCCGGCTTCGCCCGTGAACTGGCCATCGTGCGGCGCCGGTTGCCGCGCGTCTCGGCGCGGCTGGCGGAGCAGGTGACGGCGCTGGTGCAGGAGCTGCGCGGCCACGATCTGCTCAAGCCGCCGGGTGTCGCCGAGACGATCGACTGGGCCGAGGCCCTCGACGCCCTGGGCGCCGACGAGGTGGACGCGGAGCTGGCGACGGCCACGCTGGGGTCGGTGCTGAAGTACCGGGAGGACGCGGAGCGGGCACGGGGACTGGACTTCGCCGCGGTGCTCGCCGTCCGAGGGGCGTGA
- a CDS encoding FAD binding domain-containing protein produces the protein MIPPAFEYARPRSVDEAVRALAEGGEDAKVLAGGQSLLPLLRMRLAFPELLVDLGRVPELRGVREDDGTLAIGAMTTHHQVLHDPLVRRHAGVLAAATATVADPAVRHRGTLGGSLAHADPAGDLPAVVLALDAELVAVGPRGRRAIPAREFFVDYLQTALAPDEILLEVRVPKTDGWGFKYEKFHRVAQAWPIVGVAALVRRDDGRIAEARVGLSNMGTTPLRAATAEEALSGASDPDAVARAADEAAEGTRPAQDTSGSPEYRAHLARVLTKRAVLAAAGMG, from the coding sequence ATGATTCCCCCCGCATTCGAGTACGCCCGGCCCCGCAGCGTCGACGAGGCGGTGCGCGCGCTCGCCGAGGGTGGTGAGGACGCCAAGGTCCTGGCCGGCGGGCAGAGCCTGCTGCCGCTGCTGCGGATGCGGCTGGCCTTCCCCGAGCTGCTCGTGGACCTCGGTCGCGTCCCCGAGCTGCGCGGGGTGCGCGAGGACGACGGCACGCTCGCCATCGGCGCCATGACGACCCACCACCAGGTGCTCCACGACCCGCTGGTGCGCCGGCACGCCGGTGTGCTGGCCGCCGCCACGGCCACGGTCGCGGACCCCGCCGTACGGCATCGCGGCACCCTCGGCGGCTCCCTCGCGCACGCCGACCCGGCGGGGGACCTGCCCGCGGTGGTGCTGGCCCTGGACGCCGAGCTGGTGGCGGTCGGTCCCCGGGGGCGGCGGGCGATCCCGGCGCGGGAGTTCTTCGTCGACTATCTGCAGACCGCGCTGGCGCCCGACGAGATCCTGCTGGAGGTGCGGGTGCCCAAGACGGACGGCTGGGGCTTCAAGTACGAGAAGTTCCACCGGGTCGCCCAGGCGTGGCCGATCGTCGGCGTGGCCGCTCTGGTGCGCCGCGACGACGGCCGCATCGCCGAGGCGCGCGTCGGGCTGTCCAACATGGGCACCACGCCCCTGCGCGCCGCCACGGCCGAGGAGGCGCTGTCCGGCGCGTCGGACCCGGACGCGGTGGCCCGGGCCGCCGACGAGGCGGCCGAGGGCACCCGGCCGGCACAGGACACCTCGGGCTCGCCCGAGTACCGGGCGCATCTGGCGCGGGTGCTCACCAAGCGGGCGGTGCTGGCGGCCGCCGGGATGGGGTGA
- a CDS encoding xanthine dehydrogenase family protein molybdopterin-binding subunit — MTEAVQREVGRARPRKEDAHLITGQTNWTDNISVNGLLHLAILRSPMAHARIDRVDVSAALERPGVIAAFSGRDVAESMGSLPCAWPVAEGTVVPDHPPIAVDEVRYAGDPVAVVVARDRYTAADALEAVEVDYTPLPTVLDIEGALAEDAPLVHSDKGTNRCYDYRTTDGDYAAAKARADVVVTRRYHQQRLIPSAMEPRAVVVTPLAASGEFTLYSATQIPHVLRVLLAVTTGIPENKIRVVAPDVGGGFGSKLQVYGEEVITLVLAKRLGRPLKWTESRSEANLATHHGRSQVQDIEVAARRDGTVLGLKVSLLADMGAYLMLLSPGIPVLGASMYPAIYKMGAYEFSCTGVFTNRTPIDAYRGAGRPEATFAIERIMDDLAAELGMDPIELRRHNWIRHEEFPYTTIAGLTYDSGNYEAATDKALALFDYDKLRAEQADRIEHQDTVRLGIGVSTYTEMCGLAPSRWLGEMRYAAGGWEAASIRMLPTGKVEVITGTSPHGQGHVTSWSQIAADVLGVPFDDVEVMHGDTMLATQGMDTYGSRSLVVGGVAVHEAARKVVDKARKVAAHLLEANEADLDFADGAFCVKGSPEARKTIQEVAFATFASHDLPDGMEPSINAEHVLDPDTFSFPHGTHLCAAEVDTETGAVRIRSYVCVDDVGKVVNPLIVEGQLHGGIAQGIAQALYEEAVYDEEGNLVTGTLADYLVPAAPDLPEFVTDRTETPATSNPLGVKGVGEAGTIASTPAVVNAVVDALRPFGVRDVRMPCTPERVWQALRTGKEASA, encoded by the coding sequence ATGACCGAGGCGGTGCAGCGGGAGGTCGGCCGTGCCCGGCCCCGCAAGGAGGACGCCCACCTGATCACCGGCCAGACCAACTGGACCGACAACATCAGCGTCAACGGGCTGCTGCACCTGGCGATCCTGCGCAGCCCGATGGCCCACGCCCGCATCGACCGCGTCGACGTCTCCGCCGCCCTCGAACGCCCCGGCGTCATCGCCGCGTTCAGCGGGCGCGACGTCGCGGAGTCGATGGGCTCGCTGCCGTGCGCCTGGCCCGTCGCCGAGGGCACCGTGGTGCCGGACCACCCGCCGATCGCCGTCGACGAGGTGCGCTACGCCGGTGACCCGGTGGCGGTCGTGGTGGCCCGCGACCGGTACACGGCCGCCGACGCCCTGGAGGCCGTCGAGGTCGACTACACGCCGCTGCCCACGGTCCTGGACATCGAGGGGGCGCTGGCCGAGGACGCCCCGCTGGTCCACTCCGACAAGGGCACCAACCGCTGCTACGACTACCGCACGACCGACGGCGACTACGCGGCCGCCAAAGCGCGGGCGGACGTCGTCGTGACCCGTCGCTACCACCAGCAGCGCCTCATCCCGAGCGCGATGGAGCCGCGAGCCGTCGTGGTCACGCCGCTCGCCGCGTCCGGCGAGTTCACGCTCTACTCCGCCACCCAGATCCCGCACGTCCTACGGGTCCTGCTCGCCGTCACCACCGGCATCCCGGAGAACAAGATCCGCGTCGTCGCCCCCGACGTGGGCGGCGGCTTCGGCTCGAAACTCCAGGTGTACGGCGAGGAAGTGATCACCCTCGTCCTGGCCAAGCGCCTGGGCCGACCGCTGAAGTGGACCGAGTCCCGCTCCGAGGCCAACCTCGCCACCCATCACGGCCGCAGCCAGGTCCAGGACATCGAGGTCGCCGCCCGCCGCGACGGCACCGTGCTGGGCCTGAAGGTCTCGCTGCTGGCGGACATGGGCGCGTACCTGATGCTGCTCAGCCCGGGCATCCCGGTTCTCGGCGCCTCCATGTACCCGGCGATCTACAAGATGGGGGCCTACGAGTTCTCCTGCACCGGTGTCTTCACCAACCGCACCCCGATCGACGCCTACCGCGGCGCGGGCCGTCCGGAGGCGACCTTCGCGATCGAGCGGATCATGGACGATCTGGCGGCCGAGCTGGGCATGGACCCCATCGAGCTGCGGCGCCACAACTGGATCCGGCACGAGGAGTTCCCGTACACCACGATCGCGGGACTCACCTACGACAGCGGCAACTACGAGGCCGCCACCGACAAGGCCCTCGCCCTGTTCGACTACGACAAGCTGCGCGCCGAGCAGGCGGACCGCATCGAGCACCAGGACACGGTGCGCCTGGGCATCGGCGTCTCCACCTACACGGAGATGTGCGGCCTCGCGCCGAGCCGCTGGCTGGGCGAGATGCGCTACGCGGCCGGCGGCTGGGAGGCGGCGAGCATCCGGATGCTGCCCACCGGCAAGGTCGAGGTCATCACCGGGACCAGCCCGCACGGCCAGGGCCATGTCACGTCCTGGAGCCAGATCGCGGCCGATGTCCTCGGGGTGCCCTTCGACGACGTCGAGGTAATGCACGGCGACACGATGCTGGCCACCCAGGGCATGGACACCTACGGCTCGCGCTCCCTCGTCGTCGGCGGCGTCGCCGTCCACGAGGCGGCGCGCAAGGTGGTGGACAAGGCCCGCAAGGTCGCCGCGCACCTGCTGGAGGCCAACGAGGCCGACCTGGACTTCGCGGACGGCGCCTTCTGCGTGAAGGGCTCGCCCGAGGCGCGCAAGACCATCCAGGAGGTGGCGTTCGCGACCTTCGCCTCGCACGACCTGCCCGACGGCATGGAACCGTCGATCAACGCCGAGCACGTCCTCGACCCCGACACCTTCTCGTTCCCGCACGGCACCCACCTGTGCGCGGCCGAGGTCGACACGGAGACGGGCGCCGTGCGCATCCGGTCGTACGTGTGCGTCGACGACGTCGGCAAGGTGGTCAACCCGCTGATCGTGGAGGGCCAGCTGCACGGCGGCATCGCCCAGGGCATCGCCCAGGCGCTGTACGAGGAGGCCGTGTACGACGAGGAGGGCAACCTGGTCACCGGCACCCTGGCCGACTATCTGGTGCCGGCCGCCCCCGACCTGCCCGAGTTCGTCACCGACCGCACCGAGACCCCGGCCACCTCCAACCCGCTGGGCGTCAAGGGCGTCGGCGAGGCGGGCACCATCGCGTCGACGCCGGCCGTGGTCAACGCGGTCGTGGACGCCCTGCGCCCGTTCGGCGTGCGGGACGTCCGCATGCCCTGCACACCCGAACGGGTCTGGCAGGCCCTTCGTACCGGGAAGGAGGCGTCGGCATGA
- a CDS encoding (2Fe-2S)-binding protein: protein MTHISLKVDGTTYEDDVEPRLLLIHYLRDRLGLTGTPIGCDTSNCGSCTVDLDGESVKSCSLLAVQADGGEVTTVQGLAHDGEWSELQKAFHVRHALQCGYCTPGMIMAARDLLREHPHPTPDEVRHGLEGNLCRCTGYQNIVRAVLDAAEQEVTT, encoded by the coding sequence ATGACCCACATCTCGCTGAAGGTGGACGGCACCACCTACGAGGACGACGTGGAACCCCGTCTCCTCCTGATCCACTACCTGCGCGACCGCCTCGGTCTGACCGGTACCCCGATCGGCTGTGACACCTCGAACTGCGGGTCCTGCACGGTCGACCTCGACGGCGAGAGCGTCAAGAGCTGCTCGCTGCTCGCCGTCCAGGCGGACGGCGGCGAGGTCACCACGGTGCAGGGACTCGCCCACGACGGGGAGTGGTCCGAACTGCAGAAGGCGTTCCACGTCAGGCACGCCCTCCAGTGCGGATACTGCACCCCCGGCATGATCATGGCCGCGCGCGATCTGCTGCGCGAGCATCCGCACCCCACACCGGACGAGGTACGGCACGGCCTGGAGGGCAACCTCTGCCGCTGCACCGGCTACCAGAACATCGTGCGGGCCGTCCTGGACGCCGCCGAGCAGGAGGTCACGACATGA
- a CDS encoding elongation factor G, translated as MHLLNLGILAHVDAGKTSLTERLLHSAGVIDEIGSVDAGNTRTDTLALERRRGITIKSAVVSFALDDVTVNLIDTPGHPDFIAEVERVLGVLDGAVLVVSAVEGVQPQTRVLMRTLQRLRIPTLVFVNKIDRRGARYDAVLRALSQRLTAAVVPMGTAEGLGTRAARFVPGSTPSALDVLADHDDGLLAAYVEDTVSHDRLRTALVDQTRQALVHPVYFGSAITGAGTDALIGGIRELLPAADRDPEGPLSGTVFKVERGPAGEKVAYARMFSGTLRTRDRIRFGDTGAEGRVTAISVFDQGADVREGVVAAGRIAKLWGLADVRIGDAIGEPRKAPGQHFAPPTLETIVAPADGTDRRALHRALTRLAEQDPLIDLRHDEVRQETFVSLYGEVQKEVIQATLADDFGLDVTFRETTPLCVERPLGSGAAVEFNKKDGNPFLATVGLRVEPAPVGSGVEFRLEVELGSMPYAFFKAVEDTVRETLGQGLYGWRIPDCTVTMTHSGYSPRQSHAHQGFDKSMSSTGYDFRGLTPLVLIEALRRAGTRVHEPMHHFRVETPSDTLAALLPVLARLRAVPQTTRTRGASCSLEGSVPAAHVHELEQQLPGLTRGEGELESAFDHYAPAVRGAEPERRRTDLNPLSRKEYLLNLTRRVGS; from the coding sequence GTGCACCTGCTCAACCTCGGGATCCTCGCCCATGTCGACGCCGGTAAGACCAGCCTGACCGAGCGCCTGCTGCACTCGGCCGGCGTGATCGACGAGATCGGCAGCGTCGACGCCGGGAACACCCGGACCGACACCCTCGCGCTGGAGCGCCGGCGCGGCATCACCATCAAGTCCGCCGTCGTCTCCTTCGCGCTGGACGACGTGACGGTCAACCTCATCGACACCCCCGGCCACCCGGACTTCATCGCCGAGGTGGAGCGGGTGCTCGGCGTCCTGGACGGCGCCGTGCTGGTGGTCTCGGCCGTCGAGGGCGTCCAGCCGCAGACCCGTGTCCTGATGCGCACACTGCAACGACTGCGCATCCCCACGCTCGTCTTCGTGAACAAGATCGACCGGCGCGGGGCCCGGTACGACGCCGTCCTGCGGGCCCTCTCGCAGCGGCTGACGGCGGCCGTCGTGCCCATGGGGACCGCCGAGGGCCTCGGCACCCGCGCCGCCCGCTTCGTCCCCGGGTCGACCCCCTCGGCGCTCGACGTCCTCGCCGACCACGACGACGGGCTCCTCGCGGCCTACGTCGAGGACACGGTCTCCCACGACCGTCTCCGCACCGCCCTCGTCGACCAGACCCGGCAGGCGCTCGTCCATCCGGTGTACTTCGGCTCCGCCATCACCGGCGCGGGGACCGACGCGCTGATCGGCGGCATCCGGGAACTGCTCCCCGCCGCCGACCGGGACCCGGAGGGGCCTCTCTCCGGCACCGTCTTCAAGGTCGAGCGGGGGCCGGCGGGGGAGAAGGTGGCGTATGCGCGGATGTTCTCCGGCACGCTGCGCACCCGCGACCGGATCCGCTTCGGCGACACCGGCGCCGAGGGCAGGGTCACCGCGATCAGCGTCTTCGACCAGGGCGCGGACGTGCGGGAGGGGGTGGTGGCGGCGGGCCGGATCGCCAAGCTGTGGGGCCTGGCCGATGTCAGGATCGGCGACGCGATCGGCGAGCCCCGCAAGGCGCCCGGACAGCACTTCGCCCCGCCCACCCTGGAGACGATCGTCGCCCCTGCCGACGGCACCGACCGGCGGGCCCTGCACCGTGCGCTTACCCGTCTGGCCGAGCAGGACCCGCTGATCGACCTGCGCCACGACGAGGTGCGCCAGGAGACCTTCGTCTCCCTCTACGGCGAGGTGCAGAAGGAGGTCATCCAGGCCACGCTCGCCGACGACTTCGGCCTCGACGTCACCTTCCGCGAGACGACACCGCTGTGCGTAGAGCGGCCCCTCGGCTCGGGCGCGGCGGTCGAGTTCAACAAGAAGGACGGCAACCCCTTCCTCGCCACGGTCGGCCTGCGCGTCGAGCCGGCCCCCGTCGGATCCGGCGTGGAGTTCCGCCTGGAGGTGGAGCTGGGCTCGATGCCGTACGCCTTCTTCAAGGCCGTCGAGGACACCGTCCGCGAGACCCTCGGCCAGGGCCTGTACGGCTGGCGGATCCCCGACTGCACGGTCACCATGACCCACTCCGGCTACTCGCCCCGGCAGAGCCACGCCCACCAGGGCTTCGACAAGAGCATGTCCAGCACTGGCTACGACTTCCGCGGCCTGACCCCGCTGGTCCTGATCGAGGCGCTGCGCCGGGCGGGCACCCGGGTGCACGAGCCGATGCACCACTTCCGCGTCGAGACCCCGAGCGACACCCTGGCCGCGCTGCTGCCGGTCCTCGCCAGACTGCGCGCGGTGCCGCAGACCACGCGGACGCGCGGCGCCTCCTGCTCGCTGGAGGGCTCGGTGCCCGCGGCCCATGTCCATGAACTGGAACAGCAGCTTCCGGGGCTGACCCGCGGGGAGGGCGAGCTGGAGAGTGCCTTCGACCACTACGCGCCGGCCGTGCGCGGCGCGGAGCCCGAGCGCCGGCGCACCGATCTCAATCCGCTGAGCCGGAAGGAGTACCTGCTGAACCTGACGCGCAGGGTCGGCAGTTGA